A single window of Echinimonas agarilytica DNA harbors:
- a CDS encoding LacI family DNA-binding transcriptional regulator, whose product MSNIRDVAKVAGVSIATVSRALSAPETVSKASLKKVHDAIEQVQYKPNMLARNFRRHRAFNIVVLVPNMANTFFATVVRGIEDVAQQHGYGVLLGDTRDVLQREEEYLKLVETSQADGVIQLRPHWEGNSILPRDNIVAVSACGCENTPYPCVRIDNAEASKTATEYLISLGHKRIGVITGLADNPHTIDRLKGYRDAISEAGIEYNDMMIAEGEFTMWSGLNAARHFIRMPADERPTAILSMNDEMAIGAIKAFRANKIDVPNDVSIIGFDDIEVSRYTEPALTTIAQPAEQIGKAAANMLLKLIEGKEVRQTDYVLPFEFVVRASSTPVK is encoded by the coding sequence ATGTCAAACATCCGCGATGTAGCAAAAGTTGCAGGCGTATCTATCGCAACAGTATCTCGGGCACTTAGCGCTCCGGAAACGGTTTCAAAGGCTAGCTTAAAAAAAGTCCATGACGCTATTGAGCAGGTTCAATACAAACCCAATATGTTGGCTCGAAATTTTAGACGTCATCGCGCATTCAATATCGTTGTACTAGTGCCCAATATGGCCAACACCTTCTTCGCGACTGTTGTACGAGGAATTGAAGATGTAGCGCAACAACACGGTTATGGAGTACTTCTAGGTGACACCCGAGACGTGCTCCAACGTGAGGAAGAGTATCTTAAGCTAGTTGAAACGTCACAAGCTGACGGTGTGATTCAGCTGCGTCCGCACTGGGAAGGAAACTCCATTTTGCCCCGCGACAACATCGTTGCTGTCAGCGCATGTGGTTGTGAAAACACGCCCTACCCCTGCGTTCGCATTGACAATGCAGAGGCATCCAAAACAGCCACAGAGTACCTTATCTCACTCGGACACAAGCGCATTGGAGTCATCACTGGGTTGGCTGACAACCCGCATACGATTGACCGCCTCAAGGGCTACCGAGATGCCATTTCTGAAGCCGGGATTGAATACAACGACATGATGATTGCAGAAGGCGAATTCACCATGTGGTCTGGTTTAAATGCGGCGCGACATTTTATTCGCATGCCCGCAGATGAACGTCCTACTGCAATATTATCGATGAACGATGAAATGGCAATTGGAGCCATCAAAGCTTTTCGAGCGAACAAGATTGATGTACCCAATGATGTCTCGATCATTGGCTTTGATGACATTGAAGTATCGCGCTATACCGAGCCAGCTCTGACAACTATCGCTCAGCCCGCAGAGCAAATTGGAAAGGCTGCGGCAAATATGCTGCTGAAGCTCATTGAAGGCAAAGAGGTTCGACAAACCGACTACGTGTTACCCTTCGAATTTGTGGTTCGCGCCAGCTCAACCCCCGTTAAATAA
- a CDS encoding AGE family epimerase/isomerase, whose protein sequence is MTDSTTNLEYQVTRFQRWMSTEALPLWTTAGIDPQTGAVYERLDNNGHVDTASTKRVRVQARQMFSFTTAESFGWSSGNRKLINDIWRFTRIHGCHPEHTQTYVHLLDHSDQVTDGKQDLYDLAFHLLAAGTRYREFKQPLDLEHADQLLNHIENYFSAPNGGWYEGDYDAPYRRQNPHMHLFEAFMTLYEASNNGKWLAKAGQIFSLFEGVFYDHQHQVLLEFFDDNWTPMTVDGQTIIEPGHMLEWVWLLDWYSKLTGTKVKHFCQTLYQRALQIGTDPNSSVIYDATTPDGTPIGSTKRMWPMTELIKASLVLAQWQPNIYEAEAAKAIDRLFHYYISPAPSGSYIDQLGSDNDVISTHAPASTLYHLIVALAESCEYLSKSGLALSRRA, encoded by the coding sequence ATGACTGACTCAACAACAAATCTCGAATACCAGGTCACTCGCTTTCAACGATGGATGTCCACTGAAGCGCTTCCGCTTTGGACCACCGCCGGTATCGACCCACAAACAGGCGCAGTTTATGAACGGCTTGATAATAACGGACACGTTGATACCGCGAGTACTAAACGAGTGCGAGTTCAGGCGCGACAAATGTTTAGCTTCACCACCGCCGAGAGTTTCGGTTGGAGCTCAGGAAACCGTAAGCTCATTAACGATATTTGGCGTTTTACCCGAATTCACGGCTGTCATCCTGAGCACACGCAAACCTATGTGCATTTACTCGATCATTCGGATCAAGTCACCGATGGAAAGCAAGATCTCTACGATCTTGCTTTCCATCTGCTTGCAGCAGGCACGCGCTATCGAGAATTTAAACAACCCCTCGACTTGGAGCATGCTGATCAGCTGTTAAACCATATTGAAAACTATTTTTCTGCGCCAAATGGCGGCTGGTACGAAGGCGATTACGATGCTCCCTATCGTCGTCAAAACCCTCACATGCATCTATTTGAAGCCTTCATGACGCTCTATGAAGCCAGCAATAACGGTAAATGGCTTGCCAAAGCAGGGCAGATATTTTCGCTATTTGAAGGCGTATTTTACGATCATCAACATCAAGTCCTATTGGAATTCTTTGATGACAACTGGACACCGATGACTGTTGATGGTCAAACCATTATTGAACCGGGCCATATGCTTGAATGGGTTTGGCTGCTCGACTGGTACAGCAAACTCACAGGCACCAAGGTCAAACACTTTTGCCAAACGCTTTACCAGCGCGCCTTGCAAATAGGCACCGATCCTAATTCGAGTGTGATTTACGATGCGACAACGCCTGACGGCACCCCCATTGGCAGCACCAAACGAATGTGGCCAATGACGGAGTTAATCAAGGCCAGCTTAGTATTAGCCCAATGGCAACCTAACATTTACGAAGCAGAAGCGGCCAAAGCCATTGACCGATTATTTCATTACTACATTAGCCCTGCGCCGAGCGGTTCGTATATTGATCAACTCGGCAGTGACAATGACGTGATTTCAACCCATGCGCCGGCAAGTACGCTTTACCATTTAATTGTGGCGCTTGCTGAGTCTTGTGAATATTTGTCAAAAAGCGGTTTGGCTTTGTCTAGAAGAGCATAA
- a CDS encoding glycoside hydrolase family 130 protein: MSDYKKLVKELFAQQENLLTAKNSPQAEGNGIFQRWQAPIITPAHVPVNWRYDLNEATNPFLMERQGINATLNSGAIYKDGKYLLVVRVEGNDRKSFFAVAESDTGVDNFKFWSHPVIMPETDRPDTNVYDMRLTEHEDGYIYGLFCTERKDEEHPNDLSAAEAQCGIARTKDLVTWERLADLVTYSGQQRNVVLHPEFVDGKYAFYTRPQDGFISVGSGGGIGWGLSESMENAEIKSEVIVDGKVYHTIKEIKNGQGPAPIKTEQGWLHLAHGVRNTAAGLRYVLYTFMTDLHQPWRITQQPGGHFIAPEGAERVGDVSNVVFSNGWTVTEDGKVNIYYASSDTRMHVATSTVEQLVDYCMNTPKDGLRSAASVIERNKLIDANLALLNGQ, encoded by the coding sequence ATGAGTGATTATAAAAAGTTAGTTAAAGAGCTGTTCGCTCAGCAAGAAAATCTTTTAACCGCTAAGAATTCGCCTCAAGCAGAAGGCAATGGAATCTTTCAACGTTGGCAGGCTCCTATTATTACGCCAGCTCATGTTCCAGTGAATTGGCGGTATGACCTGAACGAAGCGACGAATCCATTTTTGATGGAGCGCCAGGGCATTAATGCCACTCTCAACTCTGGTGCAATTTATAAAGACGGTAAGTATCTGCTTGTTGTGCGTGTGGAAGGTAATGATCGTAAGTCTTTCTTTGCGGTTGCTGAAAGCGACACTGGCGTTGATAACTTCAAATTTTGGTCACATCCAGTGATCATGCCAGAAACTGACCGCCCAGATACGAACGTCTATGACATGCGTCTTACAGAGCATGAAGACGGCTATATTTACGGATTATTCTGTACCGAGCGCAAAGACGAAGAGCACCCCAATGACTTGTCAGCTGCGGAAGCGCAATGCGGTATTGCAAGAACGAAAGATTTGGTGACTTGGGAAAGGCTTGCAGATCTTGTGACGTATTCAGGCCAACAACGCAACGTGGTTCTACATCCAGAGTTTGTCGATGGAAAATATGCGTTTTACACGCGTCCACAAGATGGCTTCATTAGTGTCGGTAGTGGCGGCGGTATTGGTTGGGGCTTGTCTGAGTCGATGGAAAATGCCGAGATCAAGAGCGAAGTGATTGTCGATGGTAAGGTCTATCACACCATTAAAGAAATTAAGAATGGGCAAGGCCCAGCTCCGATCAAAACAGAGCAAGGTTGGTTGCATTTGGCGCATGGTGTTCGTAATACCGCGGCAGGTTTACGTTACGTTCTATATACATTTATGACGGACCTTCACCAACCTTGGCGCATCACCCAGCAGCCTGGCGGCCACTTTATTGCCCCCGAAGGTGCTGAGCGAGTGGGTGACGTATCGAACGTCGTATTCAGTAACGGTTGGACTGTGACTGAAGATGGCAAAGTTAATATTTACTACGCTTCATCTGATACTCGCATGCATGTTGCTACTTCTACCGTTGAACAACTGGTTGATTACTGCATGAATACACCTAAGGATGGTTTACGTTCGGCTGCGTCAGTCATTGAACGCAATAAGCTTATCGATGCGAACTTGGCCTTACTGAACGGACAATAA
- a CDS encoding diguanylate cyclase has protein sequence MKISLKSISLLFCLGLSAHISAEEIVHNKISNQKDTYFLNLINLALEKAADQSHYQLTESASLMNQANLFEAVKGGDASILWAGTQPEYEDQMLPIRVPLLKGLQGHRLFIINRLQQANFSNIDSVSDLATLKAGQGRSWGDTSILQSSGLKVVTAVKKESLFYMVDGGRFDYFPLAVHEPWDEISDRSHLNLSVENDLLLIYPMPMYFFVSKSNPKLAKTLEAGLNSAIEDGSFDQLFYNTHHIKQALQKSQLANRRVIRIDNPQLDALTPLDRKELWLDVNKVIH, from the coding sequence ATGAAAATAAGCCTGAAGTCTATTTCTTTGCTGTTCTGCCTTGGCCTGAGTGCACACATTTCAGCCGAAGAAATAGTGCACAACAAAATCAGTAATCAAAAAGATACCTACTTCTTGAACCTCATTAACTTAGCTCTGGAGAAAGCGGCGGATCAAAGCCATTATCAACTTACCGAGTCGGCGTCGTTGATGAATCAAGCCAATCTATTTGAAGCGGTAAAAGGAGGAGATGCATCTATTTTGTGGGCCGGCACACAACCCGAATATGAAGACCAAATGCTCCCCATTCGCGTGCCTCTGCTCAAAGGGCTTCAAGGGCACCGCCTCTTTATTATCAATCGCCTACAGCAGGCTAATTTTTCAAATATCGATTCTGTATCCGACTTAGCCACCTTAAAAGCAGGTCAAGGCCGCTCATGGGGTGACACATCGATTTTACAAAGTAGCGGGTTGAAGGTTGTGACTGCGGTTAAAAAAGAAAGTTTGTTTTATATGGTGGATGGCGGCCGGTTCGACTATTTCCCTCTTGCTGTTCATGAACCTTGGGACGAGATCAGCGATCGCTCTCATTTAAATTTATCAGTGGAAAATGATCTTCTCCTCATTTATCCCATGCCCATGTATTTCTTCGTCAGCAAGTCCAACCCCAAGCTGGCGAAAACACTTGAGGCCGGCCTAAATTCGGCGATTGAAGATGGAAGCTTTGATCAGCTGTTTTATAACACTCACCACATCAAACAAGCGCTCCAAAAATCACAGTTGGCCAATCGGCGCGTGATTCGTATCGACAATCCTCAGCTGGATGCCTTAACTCCTCTCGATCGAAAGGAACTGTGGCTCGATGTGAACAAAGTCATTCATTAA
- a CDS encoding AGE family epimerase/isomerase, translated as MSFDSSLKPLLKWRDECQQEARNIADWWAENTIDHEGGGFLGELNRKNKPVHMASKSIIQNTRILWFFSEYAHFTQSERDLAVATRAYDYLMAHFDDPEYGGVIWMVNYQGKTTDTKKQTYAIGFAIYALSAYYKLTGSETAIATAKGYFELLELHARDRQNNGYVEALSQTWQPLDDVRLSLKDENYPKTMNTHLHILEAYTALHAVAPDSKTEEALGNLIEVFEHQIIDAESNHLKLFLDMDWKDHSTFWSYGHDIECSWLLYEALEALDNEKLINRLTPTVINMAQITLEQGIGEHGQVLDQIDLDSQTKHPESHWWVQAEALVGFLNAYYLTEQKRFLEVNTPIWDFICKYHMDKEFGEWHWLSTLDQPNHPTIYKAGGWKAPYHNGRAMLEICKLVDKIKLFEVPKESA; from the coding sequence ATGAGTTTTGATTCTTCTTTGAAGCCACTTCTAAAGTGGCGTGACGAATGCCAACAAGAAGCAAGGAATATTGCGGATTGGTGGGCGGAGAATACGATCGACCATGAGGGGGGTGGCTTTTTAGGTGAATTAAATCGTAAAAATAAACCGGTTCATATGGCATCGAAGAGCATTATTCAAAATACCCGTATTTTGTGGTTCTTCAGTGAATATGCTCATTTTACTCAGTCTGAGCGCGATCTTGCTGTGGCGACTCGCGCTTACGACTACTTAATGGCTCATTTTGACGATCCAGAGTACGGAGGCGTGATCTGGATGGTGAATTACCAAGGTAAAACCACTGATACAAAAAAGCAGACGTATGCCATTGGTTTCGCCATATATGCCTTATCTGCTTATTACAAACTCACAGGAAGTGAAACGGCGATTGCAACCGCGAAAGGCTACTTTGAGTTACTTGAATTGCATGCCAGAGATCGCCAAAACAATGGTTATGTCGAAGCGTTAAGCCAAACTTGGCAGCCGCTAGACGATGTACGTTTGAGCTTGAAAGACGAAAACTATCCGAAAACAATGAATACCCATCTTCATATTTTGGAGGCGTATACAGCTTTGCATGCTGTTGCACCAGACTCAAAAACAGAAGAAGCATTGGGCAATCTGATCGAAGTGTTCGAACATCAAATAATTGATGCAGAATCGAATCATTTGAAATTGTTCCTAGATATGGATTGGAAAGATCATTCCACCTTCTGGTCATACGGCCATGACATTGAATGCAGCTGGCTATTGTATGAAGCACTTGAAGCGTTGGACAACGAGAAACTGATTAATCGATTGACGCCCACCGTGATAAACATGGCTCAGATCACCTTAGAACAGGGGATTGGAGAGCATGGCCAAGTGTTGGATCAAATCGACTTAGACTCCCAAACTAAACACCCAGAGAGTCATTGGTGGGTGCAAGCAGAGGCCTTAGTAGGCTTTCTCAATGCGTATTATTTGACGGAGCAAAAAAGATTTTTAGAGGTGAATACACCGATATGGGATTTCATTTGTAAATACCATATGGATAAAGAATTTGGCGAGTGGCATTGGCTATCGACGCTTGATCAGCCCAATCATCCCACCATTTACAAAGCTGGTGGTTGGAAAGCGCCGTACCATAACGGCCGAGCCATGCTCGAGATCTGCAAGTTAGTAGACAAAATTAAGTTATTTGAAGTGCCTAAGGAGTCTGCATGA
- a CDS encoding MFS transporter has translation MTTGSEQLRFKEKVGYGLGDFASSMFWKMFSVYLLIFYTDVFGISAAAVGTMFLLTRIWDTANDPVMGVIADRTQSKYGKFRPFLLWGAIPFAVAGVLTFTTPDFTADGKLVYAYITYTLMMMAYTAVNVPYASLLGVMSSKSSDRTSLASYRMVFAFAGSIFAFVLVDPLTQFFTGISGEDNPQLGWMLTMVVYGCIASLLFYTTFSWTKERVSPPKTQTTSLRSDLKNLMGNKPWFILLGAALATLIFNSMRDGAAVFYFKYFVQAPDISLFGLSVGLITAYLVVGQAANIIGVLLAQPISERIGKRNTFMYAMFLAAVLSCLFFFLDASEVMLILLLQIGVSACAGIVFPLLWSMYADIADYSEYQTGRRSTGLIFSSSSFSQKMGWTLGGALTGWTLAYFGYEANAEQTELAKEGLRYMVSFLPAVGAGLSAIFMIFYKLSDGYMEKVDRELTSRRAQENKNG, from the coding sequence ATGACTACGGGATCAGAACAGCTTCGATTTAAAGAGAAGGTCGGTTACGGGCTTGGAGACTTCGCATCTTCTATGTTTTGGAAGATGTTTTCAGTATACCTGTTGATCTTCTACACTGATGTATTTGGTATATCAGCCGCCGCAGTAGGCACAATGTTCTTGCTGACTCGCATCTGGGATACAGCGAATGATCCTGTCATGGGTGTCATTGCCGATCGTACCCAAAGTAAATATGGCAAGTTTCGTCCGTTTTTATTGTGGGGTGCCATTCCATTCGCAGTGGCTGGGGTTCTTACATTTACCACGCCAGATTTCACCGCCGATGGGAAGTTGGTATATGCCTATATTACATACACACTCATGATGATGGCTTATACCGCGGTTAATGTGCCCTATGCTTCACTATTAGGTGTAATGTCGAGCAAGAGCTCAGACCGCACCTCATTGGCATCCTATCGCATGGTCTTTGCCTTTGCTGGCAGTATATTCGCGTTTGTTTTGGTGGATCCACTCACGCAATTCTTTACGGGTATCAGCGGTGAAGACAATCCGCAATTGGGCTGGATGCTCACAATGGTGGTATATGGTTGCATCGCCTCACTGTTGTTCTATACCACCTTTAGTTGGACGAAAGAGCGCGTTTCTCCACCAAAAACTCAAACCACTTCATTGCGCTCCGATTTGAAAAACCTGATGGGTAACAAGCCTTGGTTTATTCTATTGGGAGCAGCGTTGGCAACGTTAATTTTCAACAGTATGCGCGATGGAGCGGCAGTTTTTTACTTCAAATATTTTGTGCAAGCACCAGATATTTCGTTGTTTGGTTTGTCGGTTGGTTTGATTACCGCTTACTTAGTGGTTGGTCAGGCAGCCAATATTATTGGGGTTTTATTGGCGCAGCCTATTTCAGAACGGATTGGTAAGCGCAATACCTTTATGTACGCCATGTTTCTTGCGGCGGTATTGAGTTGCTTGTTCTTTTTCCTCGATGCTTCCGAAGTCATGCTCATTTTATTGTTGCAGATTGGTGTAAGTGCATGTGCTGGAATTGTGTTTCCGTTGTTATGGTCAATGTATGCAGATATCGCGGACTATTCTGAATATCAAACTGGGCGCCGTTCAACTGGACTCATATTTTCGTCATCGTCATTTTCCCAAAAAATGGGATGGACCCTCGGTGGTGCCTTAACTGGCTGGACACTGGCGTACTTTGGTTATGAAGCCAATGCCGAACAAACTGAACTAGCCAAAGAAGGCCTGCGTTATATGGTCAGTTTCCTGCCAGCAGTAGGCGCGGGGTTATCGGCAATATTCATGATTTTTTATAAATTGTCCGACGGCTACATGGAAAAAGTCGATCGCGAATTAACATCGCGTCGCGCGCAAGAAAACAAAAACGGCTAA